The following is a genomic window from Chaetodon trifascialis isolate fChaTrf1 chromosome 13, fChaTrf1.hap1, whole genome shotgun sequence.
AGCAGCTGACTTTCTGCCACGATTTCATTTTGTTGGATACATGAGTCCTTGCATGTACATGGAGAGCCCTGTTTTTGCTGCGATCCACCTGTTGTATTTGGTGACCTGCGTGTAAACCCCTGGTTTGTCCTTACTGGCGCAGCCCTCACCCCAGCTCACCACCCCGAACAGAAACATCCGACCTGACACCTCGCACACCAGCGGACCACCAGAGTCCCCCTGTGAGGAGAGGacacatcagtcagtcagtgttcaCAGCATGCAGAAAGGTCCCAACATCTTTAAATGTtatattcattatttatcaATGCTGCTCTGAACCAGCATTTATATAATGAAATTATATTTCTCCATGTCATCAATGGAACACTCCTCTGAGGAATCTCAGATCTCCTTTAATGCTGCAGGAGCCTGAAACATGTTGCATATCTGTGTGTCAGATTACAACTTACcttaattattgttatttatgcacttctgtttttgtgcagacattTAGAGCAGTCGCTGTATGCTGGCAATATGCCttcagtttttctctcttcaggtTTTTACACTGTGGCTCTTTGAACATCCTCTTTTCCCAGCACACACGTACTCATACTCTGAATTCTTTGCTCACCTTGCAGGCATCAGTGCTCCAGTCAGGGCTCCCAGCACAGAACATGTTCTTTGTGATGAGATCTCCATAGTATGATTCACTTTTGCAGTCGGTTTGAGAGATCATTTTCACGTTTGCCTCCTTCAGGTACTGCGAGTAATGCCACGCCACTGTAAGAAAACACTGTGTTAGTTATAAGAATCACTGAAATGGTTGAGAAATCAGTCATGAATCTGTAGGTGAGAGGTTCtgctgtacatactgtatttctccATCCCAAATCCTGCGATGCTGCACTGAAATCCTGCAGGGAGCTGAGTGTGAAGTGgaggaacacacacaacccGTGCAGACTGTGATTTCACCGCACATCCTCCATTTCTGCTTCTGATCTTCAACAGTGCTGGAATTTAAAGCCAAACACAGCTATGAGACCTGCACACAAAGCACCCACGCAGCTCTTTATCTTTCTCACTCATACACACAGCACAAGTGTGCCCACCTATGTCATTGTTGAAGTTGGACTCATTGTATTTTTGGTGGATGATCAGTTTTTCCACAGTGAAGCTCTGCTCCTTGTCAGCATCCGTGTCATTGATGGCCGTCTTCCCCAGGAACACAGACAGATGCCGGATGTCAGTCTCACTGctgaacaaaaaccaaacacaaatggttaaatacacacacaagcttgcAAACACATTACATACCCACGTGAGTCATACTGCCATTATAGTATGAGAATTGCAGGGGAGGAAAtgacagtgttttgtgttttgtctcacCCATCAGAGAAGCAGTGTGCAGCCGTGACAACCCAGCAAGGCGAGATGAGAGAGCCGCCGCAGAGGAAGCCTTGGCGCCGACGAAAGATAGCAGCGATCCATGGGTGCGACTCTACGGGTGTGAAAGAACCACCCACGATTTTATGCATCCTCCGCTCAGACCTCTCACCACAtgtcagctctgcagagacacacacgagTCAGTGAGCGCCAATAAAGGGGATCACAAGATTGCACTGAGAAAAAGTACGCTCAAGCATCAAAAGTACCTGTATCCACAGCAGGTGGAGTTTTTACTGTTGGTGTAGAGCCTGTGTggcagcagataaaacagagaTCATTAGAAAtatccaaaacaaacacacagtatttcGATGACTCCTAAATTCCCAATCTTAGCCTTACATCTGGGAACATCGCAGAATTCCTTCACAGACCTCCTTCCTCTTCGGACGTAGCACCACGGCATCAAGCTGTGGTCAGGATTCCTGccattcaataataataatgttaaacaCATGATACCTCTGCTGAACAAATCTAGGTGCCAGACTGGTGACTTTAAGTATACCTGCAGTAATTATGGTTGCCGAGTCCCTTTGAAGCGCCCCAAGGGTTTATGAATCTGTTCCAGTTGAGACATATGTTGCCGTATGCTGACTCGGAAACAGACCCCCTGTAACTGCTCCCATCGCCAGACCGACACATCTCtgaagataaagacagacaagaacatTTAATGTCGCCATGTGCAGCAAATTCTGAATATTAAGAATATGTATTGCCTTGACAGTTGGCTTACCTTTGAAGGTGCCCTGGGATTTATGTGACAAACTCTTTCTTGGCCATCTTTGTGAAAAAGCCTGAAAGGAGCACAGACAAGCACGGCTTAGACAGAGTCCCCTGGGTGTTAATGTTAAACCTAAAGTTACTTCTTCTTATTGTTGCTTACCACATCTAGGCTGAATGCTGCAAGAAGGGCGAGGATGACTAACAGGTTCATCTTCACTTCCGGTTTCGCTTCTCCTTATCAGGGATATTTTTGTCTGGAGTCAGACtgaaaaaggaataaaaataacagaaatggaacaacacagcacaggatttaaagctgctctgtccGTATATGGAGTTTATCTGTAAGCACGtgacaggacagaaacaagGACACGTGCCCATCTACAGTTCACACAGTGTTATATTTCTGTTCGCTGCATGAGAAAAAACTGTGCTGTGGAGGTTTTAATGCGAGAGCAACAGATAGAGCATGCTCTCTGTGTGCGCTCTGTACTATAAACATCATCTCCATCTGTACAGCGAGTGCAGTATCAGTTTAGGTTAGTAGATTACTGCAGAGCATGTGCACACCATTACATCACATTATTTCAAACATTGCATTTCTAGATATTTCTGGGACACAGTGTCAACTGGATAATGACAAAGAAATATGGTTGCATGGTtaaacttttacttttgatacacCATTTCTGTCAGCAAACACTTTCATATCCACTacatcacttttcttttttagtttAATTAACTTTTAGCTTTGAAATATTAGTCCTCTTTATATTGTGTCCTGTCTCTATCTGTGTGAATCCATTCTCCATGTGCATTTACAATCTATCTTTCATTTTGTAATCCAGATTATTCATACTGTTATTTTCCTGTCAGCCTATTCTGCACACTCAACATCTgttgcatgtctgtccatgCTGGAAGAAGGGTCCTGCCTCTTGTTTGTGATATTCTTCTATTTTGGGAGAGTTTTTCCTCACCCGAATCGAGGGTGTCAAAGCCCCTTTGGGGAATATTTGTATGTTTACCTTTCTGTCCAAGCTTGCAATCCTGTTGaagctttttgttgtttcttcgAGCTGAGGTGATTGttatctcctctctgtgtcctctgataTGCTCTTGAGCTGTGGCAGGACTCTCGCTGCGAGTTGTTCTGGTGTTGCAGTGCCGATGCTCCTCACATTCCTCCCATTTAAAAACACACGGGCTACAAGTGGGAGGGGATTAGGAAGCAAGATAAAAACATCACTGGCTGATCAGCAAAGCCTTGACCAAAGATTATGTCATGTCCTgtgacacatacagacagagcatcccccctccttcccctgAAACCACAGTAATACATCTATAATAGAGATATCCAAAATTGGTCATGTATATGTTGAAATGTGCCACAGCTGTGAAAAGCACATCCCTTTCAAAGGATAAACGACAAGT
Proteins encoded in this region:
- the LOC139341271 gene encoding urokinase-type plasminogen activator-like isoform X2, producing the protein MNLLVILALLAAFSLDVAFSQRWPRKSLSHKSQGTFKEMCRSGDGSSYRGSVSESAYGNICLNWNRFINPWGASKGLGNHNYCRNPDHSLMPWCYVRRGRRSVKEFCDVPRCSTPTVKTPPAVDTELTCGERSERRMHKIVGGSFTPVESHPWIAAIFRRRQGFLCGGSLISPCWVVTAAHCFSDGETDIRHLSVFLGKTAINDTDADKEQSFTVEKLIIHQKYNESNFNNDIALLKIRSRNGGCAVKSQSARVVCVPPLHTQLPAGFQCSIAGFGMEKYMAWHYSQYLKEANVKMISQTDCKSESYYGDLITKNMFCAGSPDWSTDACKGDSGGPLVCEVSGRMFLFGVVSWGEGCASKDKPGVYTQVTKYNRWIAAKTGLSMYMQGLMYPTK
- the LOC139341271 gene encoding urokinase-type plasminogen activator-like isoform X1; this encodes MNLLVILALLAAFSLDVAFSQRWPRKSLSHKSQGTFKEMCRSGDGSSYRGSVSESAYGNICLNWNRFINPWGASKGLGNHNYCRNPDHSLMPWCYVRRGRRSVKEFCDVPRCSTPTVKTPPAVDTELTCGERSERRMHKIVGGSFTPVESHPWIAAIFRRRQGFLCGGSLISPCWVVTAAHCFSDGSETDIRHLSVFLGKTAINDTDADKEQSFTVEKLIIHQKYNESNFNNDIALLKIRSRNGGCAVKSQSARVVCVPPLHTQLPAGFQCSIAGFGMEKYMAWHYSQYLKEANVKMISQTDCKSESYYGDLITKNMFCAGSPDWSTDACKGDSGGPLVCEVSGRMFLFGVVSWGEGCASKDKPGVYTQVTKYNRWIAAKTGLSMYMQGLMYPTK